A stretch of the Desulfobacter sp. genome encodes the following:
- the nhaR gene encoding transcriptional activator NhaR → MEMLNYHHLYFFWVVMNTGSIRAASNRLELAQSTISAQLSSFEKTLGGKLFNRVGRNLEPTDLGHMVFSYADKIFTIGQEMMNAIHSMPNESPLSLRVGVMDVVPKLLTRKFLLPAMEMDDHLHLVCQEGKLETLLSELAVHNLDVVLSDVPMRPGLSVKAYSHLLFECGISFFARKNLASRLSKNFPYSLDRAPILVPMGKSALRGRLDRWFDTLDIMPHIIGEFDDSALLKVFGQAGDGVFAGPQVIEKEIQQQYQVEVLGRSNQVLEKFYALSVERVIKHPALVAIYKATREKAFFHQK, encoded by the coding sequence ATGGAGATGCTTAATTATCATCATCTTTATTTTTTTTGGGTTGTCATGAATACGGGCAGTATCAGGGCGGCTTCCAACCGACTGGAACTTGCTCAGTCCACCATCAGCGCCCAATTGAGCTCCTTTGAAAAAACCCTGGGGGGCAAGCTCTTTAACCGGGTAGGGCGGAATCTTGAACCCACAGACCTTGGCCATATGGTCTTTAGCTATGCAGACAAAATATTTACCATTGGTCAGGAGATGATGAATGCCATCCACAGCATGCCCAATGAATCCCCCCTGTCGTTACGGGTGGGGGTCATGGATGTGGTGCCAAAACTTTTGACCCGGAAATTTCTTTTGCCGGCCATGGAAATGGATGATCATCTTCATCTTGTCTGCCAGGAAGGCAAGTTGGAAACCCTGTTGTCGGAGCTTGCCGTTCACAACCTTGATGTGGTGCTTTCGGATGTGCCCATGAGACCGGGGCTGAGTGTAAAAGCCTATAGTCACCTTCTCTTTGAGTGCGGTATCAGTTTTTTTGCCCGGAAAAATTTGGCTTCCCGGCTGAGCAAAAATTTCCCCTACTCCCTTGACAGGGCGCCCATTCTGGTTCCCATGGGGAAAAGTGCATTGCGGGGGAGATTGGACCGATGGTTTGATACCTTGGACATTATGCCCCATATTATCGGAGAATTTGATGATTCTGCCCTGCTCAAGGTCTTTGGTCAGGCCGGGGACGGCGTGTTTGCAGGTCCCCAGGTGATTGAAAAAGAGATTCAGCAGCAATACCAGGTCGAGGTTCTTGGAAGATCAAACCAGGTCCTGGAAAAATTTTATGCCCTGTCTGTGGAACGGGTGATCAAACATCCTGCCCTTGTTGCTATTTACAAGGCCACCCGGGAAAAAGCCTTTTTTCATCAAAAATAA
- a CDS encoding TetR/AcrR family transcriptional regulator produces the protein MSKRNAILAAATRSFSRNGYKETSMSDLSRMTGAAGGTIFHHFKNKEDLFLNILKDVQDTILGAFARHKETMKYDTGLDMVEGVIAFYLHLAGEMEDQFLMLHRHYPYQMAETNALCRSYLESVHNCLLDIFEQAIFVGVKDGTVNTAAPRNTAMIIFALVDGVARFNTYNLYHGASLYQDLILSCRKILNP, from the coding sequence ATGTCCAAACGAAATGCAATACTTGCCGCTGCCACCCGGTCCTTCTCAAGAAACGGATACAAGGAGACCTCCATGTCCGACCTTTCCCGGATGACAGGGGCAGCCGGCGGCACCATCTTCCACCATTTTAAAAATAAAGAAGATCTCTTTTTGAACATACTCAAAGATGTTCAGGATACAATCCTGGGCGCCTTTGCCCGGCACAAGGAGACCATGAAATACGATACCGGCCTTGACATGGTGGAAGGGGTGATTGCCTTTTATCTCCACCTGGCCGGAGAGATGGAAGATCAATTTTTAATGCTCCACCGGCACTATCCCTATCAAATGGCGGAAACCAATGCCCTTTGCCGCTCTTACCTTGAATCGGTTCACAATTGTCTTTTGGATATTTTTGAACAAGCCATTTTTGTGGGCGTAAAAGACGGGACGGTCAACACAGCCGCCCCTCGAAACACGGCAATGATCATATTTGCCCTGGTGGACGGTGTTGCCCGGTTCAACACCTACAATCTCTATCACGGCGCCTCACTATATCAAGATCTTATTTTATCCTGCCGGAAAATACTCAACCCATGA
- a CDS encoding response regulator, translating into MSIITLFSGVFCNETAVAQDIMESTGYRLITDEMVTARAQTLSGMDKDKIKRAFTARTSVFNPFTHEKEQAIAYLKLALANMLKNKCIVTGYSGLLLPQTITHVLRVCLIAKTEFRLSIAQTQNGVSKEAACDCILAEDLDRTAWTTTLFSQKDPWAPSLYDMVLPMGKTVPPKAAALIEENLLKKVVRQTQDSKSAMDDFLLAAQTEVNLVNAGHNVGVDAHNGIVELTINKKVLMLSRLEQELKSIAGTIPGVESVHTHVRESDLLNAVYQKRPMDIPPKVLLVDDERDFVQTLSERLQIRDIGSAVAYDGESALDLVHNDDPEVMIIDLKMPGIDGMQVLEQVKLNRPEIEVIVLTGHGSEQDREKCMNMGAFAYMQKPVDINQLSTTLNQAHEKIKRASAV; encoded by the coding sequence ATGTCTATTATAACCCTGTTCAGCGGCGTGTTCTGCAATGAAACTGCCGTGGCTCAAGATATTATGGAAAGTACGGGATACAGACTGATCACAGACGAGATGGTCACGGCCCGGGCACAAACCTTATCCGGTATGGACAAAGATAAAATCAAACGGGCCTTTACCGCAAGGACCTCTGTTTTCAATCCATTTACCCATGAAAAAGAACAGGCCATAGCATACCTGAAACTGGCCCTGGCAAACATGCTGAAAAACAAATGCATTGTCACAGGGTACAGCGGACTGTTGCTTCCCCAAACCATCACCCATGTCCTCAGGGTCTGCCTTATCGCCAAAACCGAATTCAGGCTCAGCATTGCACAAACCCAAAACGGTGTTTCAAAAGAGGCAGCCTGCGATTGTATTCTTGCAGAAGACCTTGACCGCACGGCCTGGACCACCACCTTATTTTCCCAAAAAGATCCCTGGGCACCTTCACTATACGACATGGTCCTGCCCATGGGAAAAACCGTTCCTCCCAAGGCGGCGGCCCTGATCGAAGAAAATCTTTTAAAAAAGGTGGTCAGGCAGACCCAGGATTCAAAATCCGCAATGGATGATTTTCTGCTGGCGGCCCAGACAGAGGTGAATCTTGTAAATGCAGGTCACAATGTCGGCGTGGATGCCCACAACGGGATCGTTGAATTGACCATCAATAAAAAAGTACTCATGCTCAGCCGTCTGGAACAAGAACTCAAAAGCATTGCCGGAACAATCCCCGGGGTCGAATCGGTTCACACCCATGTCAGAGAGTCTGACCTTTTAAATGCGGTGTATCAAAAACGGCCAATGGATATTCCCCCAAAAGTATTGCTGGTGGATGATGAAAGGGATTTTGTCCAGACCCTTTCAGAACGGCTCCAGATCAGGGACATCGGTTCGGCCGTTGCCTATGATGGAGAATCCGCACTTGATCTTGTCCATAACGATGATCCGGAGGTGATGATCATTGATTTAAAAATGCCGGGCATAGACGGAATGCAAGTATTAGAGCAGGTCAAACTCAACCGCCCTGAAATAGAGGTCATTGTATTAACCGGCCACGGTTCTGAACAGGACAGGGAAAAATGCATGAACATGGGGGCCTTTGCCTATATGCAAAAACCTGTTGATATCAATCAATTAAGCACGACCCTGAACCAGGCCCATGAAAAAATAAAAAGGGCAAGCGCCGTTTAA
- a CDS encoding sensor histidine kinase: MVQFKKFKPAFWDYQDPQAGPQGQARFDFRKKWKLLVIFTAFMALLPLFVMTFMDFRLTRRIIEQELKTSMVKTTVSAANLVSFSIDREKAIMENLASQTSRDMLLSPGRLEAVYDHLSIYSEGIVHIYLVSLKGELLAQEGRLPSPLSDFDQLPGALDFQKTNTYFQETYEPPYIKISLIAQDQGYILQFILNMDLLFDPTQFIDSKNGQDMFLIDNQNRVLTPSVYLEKTKKSPLFDKVIFPDHQGFVQLAPLKNTPVITAYTKIKNTSLTCVLIQSQTGVTNLWFGPRLKLAGYLGISILVILLSIMGTATYLIKRIQIADKRRLQALHHAEYANRLASIGRLASGVAHEINNPLAIVNQKTGLIMDLFSLNEKGCPESRLIPLAKDIQDAVTRCSSITRRLLDFARHMEPSIEPINLERVLNQVLAFLKKEAERREITIEIVHKDQVPEFECDKGSLQQIFLNLVENAFSAMEDGGKLKIKICSKHQSTVILEFSDNGCGIAQEDLAKIFEPFYSSKNDSWGRGLGLATTYGLAKELGGDIRVKSRENKGTKFILTLPLTQDVPLQPNSDTPSKTNPETRQ, encoded by the coding sequence ATGGTTCAATTTAAAAAATTCAAACCAGCGTTCTGGGACTATCAGGACCCCCAGGCAGGTCCCCAGGGACAGGCCCGGTTCGATTTCAGAAAAAAATGGAAACTGCTGGTTATATTCACCGCTTTTATGGCGCTTTTACCCCTCTTTGTCATGACCTTCATGGATTTTCGTCTCACCCGGAGGATCATTGAACAAGAGCTGAAAACCAGCATGGTGAAAACCACAGTCTCGGCCGCTAATCTGGTTTCTTTTTCCATTGACCGTGAAAAAGCCATCATGGAAAACCTGGCCTCCCAGACCAGCCGTGACATGCTTTTAAGCCCCGGCAGACTGGAGGCGGTCTATGACCATCTGTCCATTTACTCAGAAGGCATCGTTCATATCTATTTGGTCTCTTTAAAGGGAGAACTCCTTGCCCAGGAAGGCCGATTGCCCTCCCCCTTGTCAGACTTCGATCAATTGCCCGGGGCCCTTGATTTTCAAAAAACAAACACTTATTTCCAGGAAACCTATGAACCGCCTTATATAAAAATATCCCTGATAGCCCAGGACCAAGGATATATTTTACAATTTATCTTGAATATGGACCTTTTGTTCGACCCGACCCAGTTTATCGATTCAAAGAACGGCCAGGATATGTTTCTTATCGACAATCAAAATAGGGTGCTGACCCCGTCAGTATATTTGGAAAAAACAAAAAAATCCCCCTTGTTTGACAAGGTTATATTTCCAGATCATCAGGGATTTGTCCAATTGGCGCCTTTAAAAAACACCCCTGTCATTACCGCCTATACTAAAATTAAAAACACCTCCCTGACCTGTGTTCTGATTCAAAGTCAAACAGGGGTGACAAATCTCTGGTTTGGACCCCGGCTCAAACTTGCGGGCTATCTTGGAATCAGCATTCTTGTCATTCTCCTGTCCATCATGGGAACGGCCACCTACCTGATCAAGCGGATCCAGATTGCCGACAAACGAAGACTGCAGGCCCTTCACCATGCAGAATACGCAAACAGGCTGGCCTCCATTGGGCGGCTGGCCTCAGGCGTGGCACATGAAATCAACAACCCCCTGGCCATTGTCAACCAGAAAACCGGGCTGATCATGGATTTGTTCTCCCTCAATGAAAAGGGTTGTCCAGAGAGCCGGTTGATTCCCCTGGCCAAAGATATTCAGGATGCGGTAACCCGGTGCAGTTCCATCACCCGGCGACTGCTTGACTTTGCCCGGCACATGGAACCGAGCATCGAACCCATCAATTTAGAAAGGGTCCTGAACCAGGTATTGGCATTCCTGAAAAAAGAGGCAGAACGAAGAGAAATTACCATTGAAATCGTTCATAAAGATCAGGTGCCGGAATTTGAATGTGACAAGGGCAGTCTCCAGCAAATTTTTTTAAATCTTGTTGAAAATGCATTCAGCGCAATGGAAGACGGGGGAAAATTAAAAATCAAAATCTGTTCAAAACATCAGTCAACGGTCATTCTGGAATTTTCAGATAACGGCTGCGGCATTGCCCAGGAGGATCTTGCCAAAATATTTGAACCCTTTTATTCGTCAAAAAATGATTCCTGGGGCAGAGGATTAGGCCTTGCCACCACCTATGGTCTTGCCAAGGAACTGGGCGGTGATATCAGGGTAAAAAGCCGTGAGAACAAGGGGACAAAATTTATACTGACCCTGCCTCTGACCCAGGACGTCCCCCTGCAACCCAATTCAGATACACCTTCAAAAACAAACCCAGAAACGAGGCAATAG
- a CDS encoding response regulator, whose translation MSEKVLLVDDEKEFLEIMSERMQARGMIVTTASSADQALAIIKKQTFDAIVMDFQMPEMDGMEALKAIKTQRPELQIILLTGYATVEKTVEAMKIGASDFLEKPADIEALAEKIKKAKTEKMLIVEEKTEQKIKDILQRFGN comes from the coding sequence ATGTCAGAAAAAGTATTGCTTGTGGATGATGAAAAAGAATTTTTAGAAATCATGTCCGAACGGATGCAGGCCCGGGGAATGATCGTTACGACCGCAAGCTCTGCGGATCAGGCCCTGGCCATCATTAAAAAACAAACATTTGACGCCATTGTCATGGATTTTCAGATGCCTGAAATGGATGGAATGGAGGCGTTAAAAGCCATTAAAACCCAAAGGCCAGAACTGCAGATTATTCTGCTGACCGGTTATGCAACCGTTGAAAAAACAGTAGAGGCCATGAAAATTGGGGCGTCTGACTTCTTGGAAAAACCGGCAGATATTGAAGCACTTGCAGAAAAAATCAAAAAGGCCAAAACCGAAAAAATGTTGATTGTTGAAGAAAAAACAGAACAAAAAATAAAGGATATTCTCCAGCGGTTCGGCAATTGA
- a CDS encoding SLC13/DASS family transporter — MNETAPTFDWKRILFILIGVTLFAVVNFSPAWPDAIDPTGKHFVLSAEGKGALAIFLLAGTWWVFEVIPIGITSLTLGALQVLFMVRPAEKALKDFMTPSVLFIFGSLVIGMVFTKTGLTKRLAYKMLAVVGEKTSMIYLGCFVVTAALTHIMAHTAVAATMFPLLMTIYGMYTEEEGPTKFGKGLFMGMAFVAGAGSIVTLLGAARGAVALGFFKDIVGRDISFFELTFYMFPIGWLMTFLLWGFFMIFFKPEKKEIPGLREKAKKLGTAMGGITKNEVLAAVIIFSCIGIMSVKQFIPAISSLDKNAIILVSTVLFFVFKILDIKDLESIPWNIILLFGGAMSIGFCLWETGAAEWLAINWLTMFQNSHWFVFVMSIAFFVMIMTNFIMNVAAIAISLPVALVIAPYLGVAPEVILFSALVTAGMPFLLLVGAAPNAIAYDSKQFTTGEFFLYGIPASIMLMVIVAFAIWLWGIMGMPILVS; from the coding sequence ATGAACGAAACCGCACCAACCTTTGACTGGAAACGAATTCTCTTTATTCTGATAGGGGTAACCCTGTTTGCAGTTGTTAATTTTTCACCGGCCTGGCCCGATGCCATTGATCCTACGGGCAAACATTTTGTGCTGAGTGCCGAGGGCAAAGGCGCATTGGCCATATTCCTGCTTGCCGGCACCTGGTGGGTGTTTGAAGTCATTCCCATTGGTATTACCAGTTTGACCCTGGGTGCCCTGCAGGTTCTTTTCATGGTCCGTCCTGCTGAAAAAGCACTTAAAGATTTTATGACCCCGTCCGTATTGTTCATATTCGGATCTCTGGTCATCGGCATGGTATTTACCAAAACAGGTCTGACCAAACGTCTTGCCTATAAAATGCTGGCCGTTGTGGGGGAAAAAACCAGCATGATCTACCTGGGCTGTTTTGTGGTCACGGCTGCCCTTACCCATATTATGGCCCATACGGCCGTAGCCGCCACCATGTTTCCTTTGCTCATGACCATTTACGGCATGTACACCGAAGAGGAAGGCCCCACCAAATTCGGCAAAGGCCTTTTCATGGGTATGGCATTTGTGGCAGGAGCAGGCTCTATTGTCACCCTTTTAGGCGCGGCCCGGGGTGCTGTGGCCCTTGGTTTTTTCAAGGATATTGTGGGCAGGGACATCAGTTTCTTTGAACTGACCTTTTATATGTTCCCCATTGGATGGCTCATGACCTTTCTGCTCTGGGGATTTTTCATGATCTTTTTCAAGCCTGAAAAAAAAGAAATCCCAGGCCTTCGTGAAAAGGCAAAAAAACTGGGAACCGCCATGGGCGGAATCACCAAAAATGAAGTATTGGCCGCTGTGATCATTTTTTCCTGCATCGGCATCATGTCTGTTAAGCAATTTATTCCGGCCATCTCTTCTTTGGACAAAAATGCCATCATCCTGGTCTCCACCGTATTGTTCTTTGTATTTAAAATACTTGACATTAAAGATCTTGAGTCTATCCCCTGGAACATTATCCTGTTGTTTGGCGGTGCCATGAGTATTGGATTCTGCCTCTGGGAAACAGGTGCTGCCGAATGGCTGGCCATCAACTGGCTGACCATGTTTCAAAATTCTCACTGGTTTGTATTTGTTATGAGCATTGCGTTTTTTGTTATGATCATGACAAACTTTATCATGAATGTGGCCGCCATTGCCATCTCCCTGCCCGTTGCCCTGGTTATTGCGCCTTACCTGGGAGTCGCGCCTGAGGTCATCTTGTTCTCCGCCCTGGTCACTGCAGGTATGCCCTTTCTCCTGCTGGTGGGTGCAGCGCCCAACGCCATTGCATACGATTCAAAACAATTTACCACAGGGGAATTTTTCCTCTATGGCATCCCGGCCAGCATCATGCTGATGGTTATTGTTGCATTTGCCATCTGGCTGTGGGGAATTATGGGAATGCCTATACTGGTAAGCTAA
- a CDS encoding CBS domain-containing protein, whose protein sequence is MKARKVNELMIPLSDYATVLEDAFLADAIKALKTAQSDTKFQYKHRAILVLDPGNNVVGKLGIREILKALEPKYRQFEHSDDTASIGLSRFGFNMGFLSSLVDKLELWDETMEELVLKAGRLTVKDIMYSPSKAEYVDQTAPIAEAVHQFILGCHQSLLVLDGDVVVGILRLADIFDLVCDLIE, encoded by the coding sequence ATGAAAGCAAGAAAAGTCAATGAATTGATGATTCCCTTGTCGGATTATGCAACGGTTTTAGAGGATGCCTTTCTGGCCGATGCCATCAAGGCCCTTAAGACGGCCCAGTCCGATACCAAATTCCAATACAAGCACCGCGCAATTCTTGTATTGGACCCAGGCAACAATGTGGTGGGAAAACTTGGGATCCGTGAAATCCTCAAGGCACTTGAACCCAAATACCGTCAGTTTGAACACAGTGATGACACCGCCAGTATCGGATTGTCACGGTTTGGGTTTAATATGGGATTTCTCTCTTCCCTTGTGGACAAACTCGAACTTTGGGACGAGACCATGGAAGAACTGGTTCTCAAGGCGGGCCGTTTGACGGTAAAAGATATCATGTACTCCCCTTCCAAGGCCGAGTATGTGGACCAGACCGCCCCCATTGCCGAAGCCGTTCATCAATTCATCTTAGGCTGTCACCAGTCCCTGCTCGTTCTGGACGGGGATGTGGTCGTGGGCATCCTGAGGCTTGCAGACATCTTTGATCTGGTCTGTGACCTGATTGAATAA
- the trkA gene encoding Trk system potassium transporter TrkA: MKIVIIGAGEVGYNIARRLAQESNAVVVIDQDAAATRRIAEDLDVQVLTGSGSNPDVLKQAGILDADILLAVTDSDEINIVACLIANQISPLTRKLIRLRNEAFIPFHPSLKNENPSIDTIINPEAEVVKTIIKLMAVPGACDIGVFLDGKAKYVGVRLDKSSPIAGMELSQFHAEFGQERPLIAAIIRNNEVIVPRGKDQTRAGDLVYFVCESSHLEKTLTLLGLSINPVKRVLIVGGGRIGAQLAKALETEKIEVKIIESDLDRCHELSREIKKSVVLHGDGSDQKLFMEENIRQMDGVVSVTNDDETNILVSLLAKNMGVTNTITRIGKSSYYPLLSTIGIEKVVSTRISAVSSILSNIRQGNVVSDISIFGERGEFIEAIALETSDITKAPLKKLAFPKGSLLVCIIREDKVIMPMGDSQVAPGDRIILFAVQGAVKKLEKLLTVKLGFF; the protein is encoded by the coding sequence TTGAAAATCGTGATCATCGGAGCCGGCGAAGTCGGATACAACATTGCCAGACGACTGGCCCAGGAAAGCAACGCCGTCGTGGTCATTGACCAGGATGCGGCTGCCACCCGAAGAATTGCTGAAGATCTTGATGTGCAGGTGCTCACAGGCTCGGGAAGCAACCCTGATGTCCTGAAGCAGGCGGGTATTCTGGATGCTGATATCCTGCTGGCGGTTACAGACAGTGATGAGATCAATATTGTGGCCTGTTTGATTGCCAACCAGATTTCACCTTTAACCCGCAAACTGATTCGCCTTAGAAACGAGGCCTTTATCCCCTTTCACCCCAGCCTGAAGAATGAAAACCCGAGCATTGACACCATTATCAACCCCGAAGCCGAGGTGGTTAAAACCATCATAAAGCTCATGGCTGTGCCCGGAGCCTGTGATATTGGTGTTTTTCTGGACGGCAAGGCCAAATACGTGGGCGTCCGCCTTGACAAAAGCTCACCCATTGCCGGCATGGAACTGTCCCAATTTCATGCTGAATTCGGCCAGGAACGGCCCCTGATTGCGGCCATCATCAGAAACAATGAAGTCATTGTACCCAGGGGCAAAGACCAGACCCGTGCTGGAGATCTGGTCTATTTTGTCTGTGAATCAAGCCATCTTGAAAAAACACTCACCCTTTTGGGATTGTCCATCAACCCCGTTAAACGGGTATTGATCGTGGGCGGAGGCCGCATTGGCGCCCAGCTTGCAAAGGCGCTTGAAACTGAAAAAATCGAAGTGAAAATCATTGAATCAGATCTTGACCGCTGCCATGAACTTTCCCGGGAAATAAAAAAAAGCGTCGTCCTCCACGGAGACGGGTCTGACCAAAAATTGTTCATGGAAGAAAATATAAGACAGATGGATGGTGTGGTCTCGGTCACCAACGATGATGAGACCAATATCCTTGTCTCTTTGCTGGCCAAAAACATGGGCGTGACCAACACCATTACCCGGATCGGCAAATCAAGCTATTACCCCCTGCTTTCGACCATAGGCATTGAAAAAGTCGTCTCCACGAGGATATCGGCAGTCTCCTCCATTTTAAGCAACATCCGCCAGGGCAACGTGGTCTCTGACATCTCCATTTTCGGGGAGCGGGGAGAATTCATCGAAGCCATTGCCCTTGAAACCTCGGATATCACCAAAGCCCCCCTTAAAAAACTGGCCTTTCCCAAAGGCTCTCTTTTGGTCTGCATCATAAGAGAGGACAAGGTGATCATGCCCATGGGCGACAGCCAGGTGGCTCCGGGTGACAGAATCATTCTTTTTGCCGTTCAGGGGGCGGTGAAAAAACTTGAAAAACTGCTCACTGTAAAGCTTGGCTTTTTCTGA
- a CDS encoding TrkH family potassium uptake protein — protein MRWPFILRIIGILLFFLGLSMAVPLAASLYFADGEHIGHGVAMALTMAMGILLVLVSAKANGQTYINQKEGMAVVALGWLGIGLFGALPFFMAPDFSTYTDAFFESVSGFTTTGSSIMSNIQGAAPSLLLWRSLIQWLGGMGIIVLSLAILPFLGVGGIQLYKAEVPSPVPDKLTPRLSDSAKILWMVYAGMTLILIFLLYMGKMPLFEAVCHGLTTLPTGGFSPKNASIAHYNSAYFDYTILVFMILAGINFSLHYQLLRGRPLAFWKDSECRFFLGLVLVCTLAITWDTKGAVYESFSQAFRYASFQVGSILTTTGFATADYEQFPGFSQAIILLCMFVGASAGSTGGGIKCARIMVCCKYFYRELFQLVHPRSVSQIKVNNTIISEELLRTIMGFLSLYILVFAVATILLAAMGVDLLTSIGATASCIGNIGPGFGSVGPVENFAHLPGPGKWLLSFCMLAGRLEIYTVIILMVPEFWKN, from the coding sequence ATGCGCTGGCCTTTTATCCTCAGAATCATCGGCATTCTTCTCTTTTTTTTGGGCCTGTCCATGGCCGTTCCCCTTGCCGCCAGCCTCTATTTTGCAGACGGGGAACATATTGGGCATGGGGTTGCCATGGCCCTGACCATGGCCATGGGGATCTTGTTGGTGCTTGTTTCGGCCAAGGCCAACGGCCAGACCTATATCAACCAGAAAGAAGGCATGGCGGTGGTGGCCTTAGGATGGCTGGGCATAGGGCTGTTCGGCGCCCTACCTTTTTTCATGGCCCCGGATTTTTCAACTTATACCGATGCCTTTTTCGAGTCGGTCTCGGGCTTTACCACCACAGGCTCATCCATCATGTCCAATATCCAGGGAGCGGCCCCAAGCCTGCTGCTCTGGCGCAGCCTGATCCAGTGGCTGGGCGGGATGGGTATCATTGTGCTCTCCCTGGCCATTCTTCCCTTTTTAGGAGTGGGCGGTATCCAGCTTTATAAGGCAGAGGTGCCAAGTCCCGTGCCGGACAAGCTGACACCGCGACTCTCTGATTCGGCAAAAATTTTATGGATGGTCTATGCCGGCATGACCCTTATCCTAATTTTTCTTCTTTATATGGGAAAAATGCCTTTGTTCGAAGCTGTATGTCATGGCCTGACCACCCTTCCAACCGGCGGATTTTCCCCTAAAAACGCCTCCATTGCTCATTATAACAGCGCCTATTTTGACTATACCATCCTGGTGTTCATGATTTTGGCAGGGATTAATTTTTCCCTTCATTACCAATTGCTCAGGGGCCGGCCCCTTGCCTTTTGGAAGGACAGTGAATGCCGGTTTTTCCTAGGTCTTGTTCTGGTCTGCACCCTGGCCATTACCTGGGATACAAAAGGAGCGGTATATGAAAGTTTTTCCCAGGCCTTTCGCTATGCAAGTTTCCAGGTCGGCTCCATCCTGACCACAACCGGATTTGCCACGGCAGATTATGAACAATTTCCAGGATTTTCCCAGGCCATCATCCTTTTGTGCATGTTTGTCGGTGCCTCGGCAGGCTCCACAGGCGGCGGTATTAAATGCGCCCGGATTATGGTCTGCTGCAAATACTTCTATCGGGAGCTGTTTCAGCTTGTTCATCCCAGAAGCGTCAGCCAGATCAAGGTCAATAACACCATTATTTCCGAAGAACTGTTACGGACCATTATGGGATTTTTGAGCCTGTATATTCTGGTATTTGCCGTGGCCACCATTCTTTTGGCTGCCATGGGCGTTGACCTGCTCACCTCCATTGGGGCCACGGCATCTTGTATCGGTAATATCGGACCTGGATTCGGGAGTGTGGGCCCGGTTGAAAATTTTGCCCATTTGCCCGGCCCCGGCAAATGGCTGCTCTCCTTTTGCATGCTGGCAGGACGCCTGGAAATCTATACCGTGATTATTCTCATGGTGCCTGAATTCTGGAAGAATTAA